A section of the Micromonas commoda chromosome 14, complete sequence genome encodes:
- a CDS encoding predicted protein (Encodes a protein with hydroxyproline-rich glycoprotein (HRGP) motifs) gives MAAGNDGAGATPGGGTMFAPKVFTCMLEQARCAPQPTLRPSPARLARPAPGAHDVPATLAHRPSPLSPPSPPRRLPDGDVGACGPAYHFPNLPHSPRFTRVWVQGVVVWTDGGGDDGDGRRRCVDRFALDDGTGPPLRIATPPSCHCASTRDPFTRRTPGVGDYVACVGFVVPNEGGGHVTTSSDGDGAGEKNDGQQRRRGCPRFTLVAERVHDLSREGDAQREAMWNVEVPEAFKTLEAAHAAG, from the coding sequence ATGGCCGCCgggaacgacggcgcgggtgcaACCCCCGGCGGTGGCACCATGTTCGCTCCCAAGGTGTTCACGTGCATGCTCGAACAGGCCAGGTGCGCACCCCAACCGACCCTCCGTCCctctcccgcgcgcctcgcccgcccggcgccgggtgCGCACGACGTGCCCGCGACTCTCGCTCACCGTCCCTCTCCCCTTTCCCCGCCCTCCCCGCCCAGGAGgctccccgacggcgacgtcggcgcgtgTGGGCCCGCGTATCACTTCCCGAACCTCCCGCACTCGCCGCGGTTCACCCGCGTGTGGGTCcaaggcgtcgtcgtgtggaccgacggcggaggggacgacggcgacgggcgtcgtcgatgcgtcgACCGgttcgcgctcgacgacggcaccggccCGCCGCTGCGAATcgccacgccgccctcgtgcCACTGCGCCAGCACGAGGGACCCGTtcacgcggcggacgccgggcgTCGGGGACTACGTGGCGtgcgtcgggttcgtcgtGCCGAACGAGGGGGGGGGACACGTCACGACGAGTTCCGACGGTGATGGAGCGGGGGAGAAAAACGACGGGCAacaacgacggcgcggctgcCCCAGGTtcaccctcgtcgcggagagggTGCACGACCTGAgccgcgagggtgacgcGCAGAGGGAGGCGATGTGGAACGTGGAGGTTCCCGAGGCGTTCAAAacgctggaggcggcgcacgcggcgggttAG
- a CDS encoding predicted protein — protein MSEERGGGAAHRALEHFEGELMFEGEWIPPTPFNGIAFLAAGAVLRHLHRRTQARENGEPNPTRRGRRRHGNERGHRWGRRRTSRDDDDDTAGGAGNDLRADPSGAVEAASASAAGGTAVRGFSGGDGRRRTDPETDPVTRLAAESREAHLRRVAAALAARHGPNPSIEVHPDGAPPPPSPSVGEILPEGLPETDQILPELPSVPGTVSPATSTLLAAESLPETARSQIAFFRRLSQDGGRRTERDGEGAVEEGALEEGAEEEGAADEGAVEEGAAEEGAGAPPMNDLVGADDPEQRTCRFCLGGEEEGATGDGALIAPCRCAGTQRWVHAGCLREWQRVSVSSTGRVERRCRVCRHAFRLPRPPIKDVLTQWFNPTATDRLQCYRRAWWQMLSNSIMAQEGVEHIGTANQLVRLFLATELRVWGGREVRGGNGALRALARAARLCTNAHSVVLLTWLASIGAAHVGERIARRDERRMNNLTVVTRLANTNGVVTDGGPSPVPADAGGARVGKLAGVLDRLRRAVGGPLGWIVRLAVPGTTRAMRLADPVQAAISFFERYPQYRVM, from the exons ATgtccgaggagcgcgggggcggggcggcccatcgcgcgctcgagcactTCGAGGGAGAGCTGATGTTCGAGGGCGAGTGGATTCCGCCCACCCCTTTCAACGGCATCGCattcctcgccgcgggagcggtGCTGAGGCACCTGCACAGGCGCACGCAGGCGCGAG AGAACGGAGAGCCGAACCCgacacggcgcgggcggcgcagGCACGGCAACGAACGGGGCCATCGATggggccgtcgccgaacatcacgcgacgacgacgacgacacagctggcggcgcggggaacgATCTCCGAGCGGATccgagcggcgccgtcgaagcagcctccgcgtccgcggccggCGGGACGGCAGTGCGCGGTttcagcggcggcgatggacgtcgtcggacaGACCCGGAGACAGATCCGGTGACGCGTCTGGCGGCGgagtcgcgcgaggcgcacctgaggcgagtcgccgcggcgctggcggcgcggcACGGACCGAATCCCTCCATTGAAGTCCATCCCGacggagctcctcctcctccctcgccctcggtGGGTGAGATCCTTCCAGAAGGTCTTCCAGAAACGGATCAGATCCTTCCAGAACTTCCCTCTGTTCCCGGGACGGtctccccggcgacgtccacgcttctcgccgccgagtctcttccggagacggcgcggtcgcAGATCGCGTTCTTCCGTCGGCTCAGCCAGgacggcgggaggaggaccgagagggacggcgagggcgccgtggaggagggcgctttggaggagggcgccgaagaggagggcgcggcggatgagggCGCTGTGGAGGAGGGAGctgcggaggagggcgcgggtgcgccgccgatgaATGACCTCGTAGGAGCCGACGACCCGGAGCAGAGGACGTGCAGGTTCTgcctcgggggcgaggaggagggcgcgaccggcgacggcgcgctcatcgcgccgtgTCGATGCGCCGGGACCCAACGGTGGGTCCATGCCGGGTGCCTCCGCGAGTGGCAGCGGGTCAGCGTGAGCAGCAcgggtcgcgtcgagcgaaGGTGCCGGGTGTGCCGCCACGCGTTCCGCCTGCCCAGGCCGCCCATCAAGGACGTCCTGACGCAGTGGTTCAAccccacggcgacggaccgACTCCAGTGTTACCGCCGCGCGTGGTGGCAGATGCTGAGCAACTCCATCATGGCGCAGGAAGGGGTGGAGCACATCGGCACCGCGAATCAGCTCGTCCGACTCTTCCTCGCCACCGAGCTGAGAGTGTGGGGCGGGAGGGAGGTGCGCGGGGGGAACGGAGCGCTTCGCGCGTTGGCGAGAGCCGCGAGGCTGTGCACCAACGCGCACAGCGTCGTTCTGCTGACGTGGCTGGCTTCCAttggcgcggcgcacgtcggcgaacgcatcgcgcgacgcgacgagcgccggaTGAATAATCTCACCGTCGTCACTCGGCTCGCGAACACGaacggcgtcgtcaccgacggcggTCCCTCGCCCGTTccggcggacgccggcggcgcgcgggtggggaAGCTGGCGGGCGTCCTCGACCGTCTcaggcgcgccgtcggcggtccGCTGGGTTGGATCGTTCGCCTCGCGGTGCCGGGcacgacgagggcgatgcGGCTGGCGGATCCCGTCCAGGCGGCCATCTCCTTCTTCGAGAGGTACCCGCAGTACAGGGTGATGTga
- a CDS encoding hypothetical protein (putative uncharacterized protein), which translates to MGPVARILVIALVAMLVYTAPAEAKSNKQRRTQSLDREVKARRSECEEEMKLDARCGASQIDFDNCVLRCVSETCYDSVYGADALEEGEVDVVRGRTFRSCARNELRNLKVAENQRSKEDARRSAEAM; encoded by the exons ATGGGCCCCGTAGCCCGAATCCTGGtgatcgcgctcgtcgcgatgcTCGTGTACACCGCACCGGCGGAG GCGAAGTCGAATAAGCAACGACGGACGCAATCTCTGGATAGGGAGGTCAAGGCGCGCCGGAGCGAgtgcgaggaggagatgaagctggacgcgcggtgcggcgcGTCGCAGATCGACTTTGACAACTGCGTCCTGCGATGCGTGAGCGAGACGTGCTACGACTCTGTGTACGGCGCGGACGCTCTggaggagggggaggtgGACGTCGTCAGGGGCAGAACGTTCAGGAGCTGCGCCAGGAACGAGCTCAGGAACCTGAAGGTGGCGGAGAATCAGCGGAGCAAGGAAGACGCCAGGCGAAGCGCCGAGGCGATGTAG
- a CDS encoding hypothetical protein (putative uncharacterized protein): MATLAANGVSIRCAPRATRIQRTRSCPPTRAASDTGSARLRVRVRASSNDDDGTGAGVRTKEVDVDKELKKNAAKIAGTFAPRSSTAKKNPAFKGSALYTIFEVQAYLSLVVGSMLSYNVLLPSDEPNIARLMGMWSVWMFAVPSLRARECDAKEKDALNFLFIAIPLVNVLIPVVWKSFAAVFTADCLLMAYMYYDKGAGIFDDGSEKAAEEPTA, encoded by the coding sequence atggcgaccctcgcggcgaacggcgtcTCGATCCGGTGCGCTCCCCGCGCCACCCGGATACAGCGAACCAGGTCGTGCCCCCCCACCCGGGCGGCGTCCGACACCGGCAgcgcgcgccttcgcgtccgcgtccgcgcgtcgtcgaacgacgacgatggtACCGGCGCCGGGGTTCGGACCAAGGAGGTGGACGTGgacaaggagctcaagaagaACGCGGCTAAGATCGCGGGcaccttcgcgccgaggtcgtccaccgcgaagAAGAACCCCGCGTTCAAGGGCAGCGCGCTGTACACCATCTTCGAGGTTCAGGCGTACctctccctcgtcgtcggctcaATGCTTTCGTACAACGTCCTGCTCCCGTCCGACGAGCCGAACATCGCGAGGCTGATGGGCATGTGGAGCGTGTGGATGTTCGCGGTGCCCTCGCTGAGGGCCCGGGAGTGCGAcgccaaggagaaggacgcgCTCAACTTTCTGTTCATCGCCATCCCGCTCGTCAACGTCCTCATCCCCGTGGTGTGGAAgagcttcgcggcggtgttcaCCGCGGACTGCCTGCTGATGGCGTACATGTACTACGATAAGGGCGCGGGGAtcttcgacgacggctcggagaaggcggcggaggagcccACCGCGTGA
- a CDS encoding predicted protein, with protein DEPLDKYLARLTHLKMDGRNIARIDALGCAPGVRVLYLYDNAITRIANLAPLANLTHLYLQNNALTRIEGLDTCANLQKLYLDGNSIAHVDGLDPCQRLEELHVSGQRLGPGEELRFDADACAALARTLAVLNVGHCNVRDVKPLKELASLRRLDLENCGVESVRDLEPVLLNCKRLVEVKVLGCPFAKNPKHRDHITLLSDSL; from the coding sequence GACGAGCCGCTGGACAAGTACCTCGCGCGCCTGACGCACCTAAAGATGGACGGGCGGAAcatcgcgcgcatcgacgccCTGGGATGCGCGCCGGGCGTCAGGGTGCTCTACCTGTACGATAACGCCATCACTCGCATCGCCAACCtggcgcccctcgccaaCCTCACGCACCTCTACCTCCAGAACAACGCGCTGACTCGCATCGAGGGACTGGACACGTGCGCGAACCTGCAGAAGCTCTACCTGGACGGCAACTCCatcgcgcacgtcgacggCCTCGACCCGTGTCAGCGGCTGGAGGAGCTGCACGTCAGCGGCCAACGGCTGGGACCGGGGGAGGAGCTCAggttcgacgccgacgcttgcgccgcgctggcgcgcaCGCTCGCCGTGCTCAACGTCGGGCACTGCAACGTGCGGGACGTGAAGCCGCTgaaggagctcgcgtcgctgcgcAGGCTGGACCTCGAGAACTGCGGCGTCGAGAGCGTGCGCGACCTCGAGCCCGTGCTCTTAAACTGCAAGAGGCTCGTCGAGGTCAAGGTGCTCGGTTGTCCGTTCGCCAAGAACCCCAAGCACAGGGACCACATCACCCTGCTGTCCGACTCGCTC
- a CDS encoding predicted protein, with translation KKEAFRKYLESAGVIDSLTKVLVSLYEEPDKPATAIDFLKANLGGPTPAEYEALEEEKNTLAAELEATKKELAETQAKLEAA, from the coding sequence aagaaggaggcgttCAGGAAGTACCTCGAGTCCGCGGGCGTCATCGACTCCCTGACCAAGGTGCTCGTGTCCCTCTACGAGGAGCCCGACAAGCCCGCGACCGCCATCGACTTCCTGAAGGCGAACCTCGGGGGACCCACTCCGGCTGAGTACGAGGCcctggaggaggagaagaacaccctcgccgcggagctggaggcgaCGAAGAAGGAGCTGGCGGAAACCCAGGCGAAGCtggaggcggcc
- a CDS encoding predicted protein yields the protein MPTAQNAPSEAAAAARAILAARKPPPPADDGDSDEEGAAAPQAPQRSSCRHSVAVPPDWQGDRAALDAPSYDGERAKTYPFVLDAFQETSVSVLERNESVLVAAHTSAGKTVVAEYAIAMAFRDNQRVVYTSPLKALSNQKFRELTEEFGDVGLMTGDVCINPNASCIVMTTEVLRGMLYRGSDVVREVKWIIFDEVHYMRDRERGVVWEESIIFAPAGCKFVFLSATLPNAHEFAEWITHLHNHPCHVVYTDYRPTPLQHYGFPKGGNGMVMIVNERKEFLEANYAELEAKIDALTQSAKKRKRDERVKADGGRGRGGGGRGGGGRGGRWGRGGGRGGDSGEDASEVDIKKIMKTIRARDLYPVIVFSFSRRACETHANDLMTGKTQLDFTTQEQKELIRQIYDNALLCMAEEDRELACVQKIFPMLERGIGIHHGGLLPIIKELVEILFGESLVKCLFATETFAMGLNMPARTCVFTEVEKFDGKEMRVLQPGEYTQMAGRAGRRGKDDRGTCILMLDKKLDKEELVHMTCGTGSALMSEFKLTYYSILNLLRRASGEEDAEYVIQRSFHQFQHTREVPRKKLELQEITAEADGIQLDMSDAKAELVRLQNAARDARTALMHHAVDPEKLTRDVLKPGRLVRVRDGDDEWGWGAVVGVRDLPAEAMRVRRRAIDVLIHCGPGVDSGVLRPAKRILGRPGKLAEKGCTCEIIPVALRLVDAVGAMVLTLPRDLTDATSRAQVGLAINELHHRFQGKAVPELDLENDLRLDGDEFHESMGRWLRSESELRAHPLYAASTKEGGLNEKQIELYRKKASLMERAQDLKKEIKTTQLSKFREELRDRSRVLTRFGMLDEEGTVTHKGRAACEIDTADEVLVTELMFNGCFVAMDHHALVALCSMFMPVEKTNEVYPLAGAAKEALEGPVKQLREAAKAIAEAEIDFGVRTQAAEGEDGRHEAVTEYVDSFKDALVGMVYDWSKGTNFDTIMRGTDMFEGTFVRAARRLDELMMELHRAARAVGSAELADSFEKGAESLRHGVVSAASLYL from the exons ATGCCCACCGCGCAGAACGCCCCCAgtgaagccgccgccgccgcgagggcgatcctcgccgctcgcaaaccaccgccgcccgccgacgacggcgattccgacgaggagggcgccgccgcccctcaGGCGCCGCAGCGTTCCTCCTGCCGCCACTCCGTGGCTGTGCCCCCCGATTGGCAGGGCGACagagccgcgctcgacgcgccctcTTACGACGGAGAGCGCGCCAAGACGTATCCgttcgtcctcgacgccttcCAGGAGACGTCCGTGTCGGTGCTGGAGCGCAACGAATCggtgctcgtcgcggcgcacacCTCCGCGGGAAagaccgtcgtcgcggagtaCGCCATCGCCATGGCGTTCAGGGACAATCAGAGGGTGGTGTACACCTCGCCGCTCAAGGCGCTGAGCAACCAGAAGTTCAGGGAGCTCACCGAGGAGTTTGGGGACGTCGGGTTGATGACGGGCGACGTGTGCATTAATCCAAACGCCTCGTGCATCGTGATGACCACCGAGGTGCTGAGGGGCATGCTCTACCGCGGCAGCGACGTCGTGCGGGAGGTGAAGTGGATCATCTTCGACGAGGTGCACTACATGAGGGACAGGGAGCGCGGGGTGGTGTGGGAGGAGAGCATAAtcttcgcccccgccgggtgCAAGTTCGTCTTCCTCTCCGCGACGCTACCAAACGCGCACGAGTTCGCCGAGTGGATCACCCACCTGCACAACCACCCGTGCCACGTCGTCTACACCGACTACCGCCCCACGCCGCTGCAGCACTACGGGTTCCCCAAGGGGGGCAACGGCATGGTCATGATCGTCAACGAGCGGAAAGAGTTTCTGGAGGCGAAttacgccgagctcgaggcgaagatcgacgcgctgacgcaatcggcgaagaagaggaagaggGACGAACGGGTCAAGgcggacggcggacgcgggcgaggcggcggcggacggggcggcggcgggagaggCGGAAGGtggggacggggcggcggaAGGGGCGGGGacagcggcgaggacgcgagcgaggtgGACATAAAGAAGATCATGAAGACCATCCGAGCCAGGGACCTGTACCCGGTCATCGTGTTCTCCTTCTCCAGGCGGGCGTGCGAGACCCACGCCAACGACCTGATGACGGGCAAAACCCAGCTGGACTTCACCACGCAGGAGCAGAAGGAGCTCATCAGGCAGATATACGACAACGCGCTGCTGTGcatggcggaggaggaccgcgAGTTGGCGTGCGTCCAGAAGATTTTCCCGAtgctcgagcgcgggatCGGCATCCATCACGGCGGGCTACTCCCCATCatcaaggagctcgtcgagatTCTCTTCGGGGAATCCTTAGTGAAGTGCCTGTTCGCCACGGAGACGTTCGCGATGGGTCTGAACATGCCCGCGCGAACGTGCGTGTTCACGGAGGTTGAAAAGTTTGACGGGAAGGAGATGCGCGTGCTTCAGCCCGGCGAGTACACCCAGATGGCGGGTCGAGCGGGGCGCAGGGGAAAAGACGACCGGGGCACGTGCATCCTGATGCTCGACAAGAAGTTGGACAAGGAAGAGCTCGTGCACATGACGTGCGGGACCGGATCGGCGCTCATGTCGGAGTTCAAGCTCACGTATTACAGCATACTCAACCTGCTGCGAAGGGccagcggcgaggaggatgccgaATACGTCATCCAGCGTTCGTTTCACCAGTTTCAGCACACGCGAGAGGTTCCGCGGAAGAAGCTGGAGCTGCAGGAgatcaccgcggaggcggatgGGATTCAACTGGACATGtccgacgccaaggctgagctcgtgcgcctgcagaacgccgcgagggacgcgagaaCCGCGCTCATGCATCACGCCGTCGATCCAGAAAAATTGACCCGAGACGTCTTGAAGCCCGGGCGACTggtgcgcgtgcgcgacggcgacgacgagtgggGATGGGGCGCGGTCGTGGGCGTGCGCGATCTtcccgcggaggcg AtgcgcgtccgtcgacggGCCATCGACGTCTTGATCCACTGCGGCCCCGGTGTTGACTCGGGGGTGTTGAGGCCCGCTAAGCGCATACTCGGTAGGCCGGGGAAGCTCGCCGAGAAGGGGTGCACGTGTGAGATCATACCCGTGGCGCTTcggctcgtggacgcggtgggcgcgatgGTGTTGACCCTCCCGAGGGACTTGACGGATgcgacatcgcgcgcgcAGGTTGGCTTGGCGATTAACGAGCTGCATCACAGGTTCCAGGGCAAGGCTGTCCCGGAGCTGGATTTGGAAAACGACcttcgcctcgacggcgacgagtttCACGAGTCCATGGGGCGTTGGTTGCGGTCCGAGTCTGAGCTGAGGGCGCATCCGTTgtacgccgcctcgacgaagGAGGGCGGATTAAACGAGAAACAGATCGAGCTCTACCGCAAGAAGGCTTCGCTGATGGAACGCGCGCAAGATCTGAAGAAGGAGATCAAGACCACGCAGCTCTCAAAGTTCAGGGAGGAGCTGAGGGACAGGTCCCGCGTGCTGACGCGCTTCGGTatgctcgacgaggaaggGACGGTGACTCACAAGGGCCGCGCGGCTTGCGAGATTgacaccgccgacgaggtcctCGTCACCGAGCTCATGTTCAACGGGTGCTTCGTCGCCATGGACCACCACGCGCTGGTGGCGCTTTGTTCGATGTTCATGCCCGTGGAGAAGACCAACGAGGTCTATCCcctcgcgggagccgcgaaggaggcgttGGAAGGACCGGTCAAGCAGCTgagggaggcggccaaggccatcgcggaggcggagataGACTTCGGCGTGAGGACGCaagccgcggagggcgaggacgggcggCACGAGGCGGTGACCGAGTACGTCGACTCCTTCAAGGATGCCCTGGTGGGCATGGTGTACGACTGGAGCAAGGGCACGAACTTCGACACGATCATGCGAGGCACCGACATGTTCGAGGGGACGTttgttcgcgccgcgcggcgtctcgacgagctcatgaTGGAGCTGCacagggcggcgagggcggtgggaagcgcggagctcgcggactCGTTCGAGAAGGGCGCGGAGAGTTTGAGGCACGGCGTGGTATCGGCCGCGAGCCTCTACCTGTGA
- a CDS encoding hypothetical protein (Contains the Pfam domain PP2C. Protein phosphatase 2C (PP2C) is one of the four major classes of mammalian serine/threonine specific protein phosphatases ()), translated as MGAYLSQPITDKESTDGEDAKFKYGTTAMQGWRTNMEDAHSTVLGLDEDTAFFGVYDGHGGKEVAVYISRHLHEVFKECESYKRGDIPQGLIDAFLAMDTNMLHVSGKDELNELAGKSDGGRGGADLSSKMRQAILARARANGDDVDFEDDLDDEGPWEGPQAGSTCVVAVVRGDKLVVANAGDSRAVLSRRGEALALSRDHKPMDDDERARIVNAGGFVQEGRVNGSLALSRAIGDLEYKQSKNLPAKDQIVTAYPEIRECVIEPGDEFMVIACDGIWDVLTSQQCVDYVRARLDADVQLSKICEELADECMAPDTKGSGIGCDNMSVVIVLLKDTAFVPGADGKPTLRPRSAF; from the exons ATGGGCGCTTACCTGAGCCAGCCGATAACGGACAAGGAGAgcaccgacggcgaggatgccAAGTTTAAATACGGGACGACCGCGATGCAGGGCTGGCGCACCAACATGGAG GATGCTCACTCGACCGTCTTAGGACTAGACGAGGACACCGCCTTCTTCGGCGTATAcgacggccacggcggcaaggag GTGGCCGTGTACATATCCCGGCATCTTCACGAGGTGTTTAAGGAGTGCGAGTCGTACAAGCGCGGCGACATCCCCCAAGGTCTGATcgacgccttcctcgccaTGGACACCAACATGCTGCACGTCAGCGGCAAAGACGAGCTcaacgagctcgccggcaAGTCCGACGGaggtcggggcggcgccgacctcTCCTCCAAGATGCGTCAGGCCATCTTggcgcgcgcccgagccaacggcgacgacgtcgacttcgaggacgacctcgacgacgaagggcCGTGGGAGGGTCCCCAGGCGGGATCCacctgcgtcgtcgcggttgTGCGGGGCGACAAGCTCGTCGTGGCAAACGCCGGGGACTCTCGCGCGGTTCTGTCGCGCAGGGGCGAGGCGTTGGCGCTGTCCCGGGACCACAAGCCCATggatgacgacgagcgcgcgaggatcgTGAACGCCGGAGGGTTCGTCCAGGAGGGACGGGTCAAcgggtcgctcgcgctgTCCAGGGCCATCGGCGATCTCGAGTACAAGCAGTCCAAGAATCTCCCCGCCAAGGACCAGATTGTCACGGCGTATCCGGAGATTCGCGAGTGCGTCATCGAGCCCGGGGACGAGTTCATGGTCATCGCGTGCGACGGCATCTGGGACGTGCTCACGTCCCAGCAGTGCGTGGATTACGTCCGCGCGAGGCTagacgccgacgtccagcTGTCCAAGATttgcgaggagctcgccgacgagtgCATGGCGCCGGACACCAAGGGCAGCGGCATCGGGTGCGACAACATGAGCGTGGTCATCGTGCTGCTCAAGGATACCGCATTCGTGCCCGGGGCGGACGGTAAGCCGACGCTGCGTCCGCGGAGCGCCTTTTAG